A single Numenius arquata chromosome 1, bNumArq3.hap1.1, whole genome shotgun sequence DNA region contains:
- the LOC141465092 gene encoding uncharacterized protein, which produces MGEKPYICVECGQSFNRSSDLIRHQRIHSGEKPYMCSDCGKSFGRRSHLIQHQRVHTGERPYRCKDCGKSFSQSTHLVQHQRNHTGERPYVCAKCGRNFYQNSGLLRHANFHTGEKPYKCPQCGKRFSDSSNLIAHQRLHTGEKPYKCADCNKCFSESSKLVIHRRVHTGEKPYLCPDCGKSFSQRSHLVQHRRTHTGEKPYKCAECGTCFSDNSTLIRHRRTHTGEKPFKCSHCGKSFSRNSYLVSHQRVHVW; this is translated from the coding sequence ATGGGAGAGAAGCCCTACATCTGCGTGGAGTGCGGGCAGAGCTTCAACCGCAGCTCCGACCTCATCCGCCACCAGAGGATCCACAGCGGGGAGAAGCCGTACATGTGCTCCGACTGCGGCAAGAGCTTCGGCCGCCGCTCCCACCTCATCCAGCACCAGCGCGTCCACACGGGTGAGCGGCCCTACCGGTGCAAGGACTGCGGGAAGAGCTTCAGCCAGAGCACCCACCTGGTGCAGCACCAGCGCAACCACACCGGCGAGAGGCCTTACGTCTGCGCCAAGTGCGGGAGGAACTTCTACCAGAACTCGGGCCTGCTCCGCCATGCCAACTTCCACACGGGCGAGAAACCCTACAAGTGCCCCCAGTGCGGGAAGCGCTTCAGCGACAGCTCCAACCTCATTGCCCACCAGCGGCTCCACACGGGCGAGAAGCCTTACAAGTGCGCTGACTGCAACAAGTGCTTCAGCGAGAGCTCTAAGCTGGTCATCCACCGGCGTGTCCACACGGGTGAGAAGCCATACTTGTGCCCCGACTGTGGAAAGAGTTTCAGCCAGCGCTCGCACCTTGTCCAGCACCGTCGCACCCACACTGGGGAGAAGCCCTACAAGTGTGCCGAGTGTGGGACCTGCTTCAGTGACAACTCTACCCTCATCCGTCACCGTCGTACCCACACTGGGGAGAAACCTTTCAAGTGCTCCCACTGTGGGAAGAGCTTCAGTCGCAACTCCTACTTAGTCTCACACCAGCGGGTGCACGTGTGGTAG